ataagaaaggaagaaacaaatcacatctttagtactatttaattaaaatttcctaaaatatcctccataacaaaaaaatagtggaatgtagggtccactaccaaaaatggtaaaaaagtgaaatgtgacaaattttgggggacggacgaaaatggaaaaatgtgacaaaatttcagggacggacggagtatataaaagtagatccacctttcactaattttttccactcactttttaATACATTTCTTCAAAGTCGTGCCCGGCCAAATTGACTTTGTATATTGGTGGACGGAGAAAGTAGAAAGTTTCTCCTCATTCCATATACTCCTTTcctcccataaaaataagaacatttttcattttggggtgtcccataaaaataagaacattGTATTTTTGATGACTCcattctctctaataaggtgggtttcattctccactaataatactataattacttTTGCTTTCTACTCAAAATTAGAACAAATCTTAATGTGGAGTATAAAGTTTTTAACCAATTACACACTATTAATAATGTGGATCTCAGTAGCACTACTTATACTATATTTTCCCTTtctcttttgctttttcaCATATCTCTCGTACTTTACCAATAgcatattaaaactcgtgatATTTAcaactttgttttttttttaaggacGGTATTTATGCTAAATAGACATTCCTACAATAGCATAAATGATCATGATTAACAAAAGGGAACTTAAGCCAAAGAAATTCATTATCATAAACTCAAACTAAAGTGACAatctattaccatttatagccACCAGATCTATTAAATGGATAgatgaatttgttttataGGATTAGAGTACGGATTGCTTGCTTACGGAGAAAATATTACTTGTAAAGGTATTTTGTTATTCTGCCTAAATTGACATCATTGACAATGGGTAAGCAAATGCTAACACATTAGCAAGCTAAATAACTAATGTAACCTAGCAACTTGCAAAACAAATTCAATGTTGAGTATCAAACCACATCAAGCACAAATCGACATGTATTGataatttgttaaaaatgCTTGTCACTGACGagcaataaattttaaattgatatgCAATACGTGAACTAATTTTTGAACATTAATCACGAATAAGGAATCaatgaaattgatatataatttCAGACCTAGAAACAAGCAATAAAACACATGCAActaagtaatttaatatacaaagCCGTATTAATctacgaaaataaaaaaactaatgaaACAAGGATTCTATAAGAGTGATATGCAATTGTCGATTCAGATGcaagcaataaaaaaaatataaccaaGCAAATTGACGTATGGAATCCATACAAGCAATTCAGGAAAATGATACCCTTACAAgcaattttttcttcataaacAAGCAATTTGTACTCTAATAGTACAAAACAATATCATCCATTCAATTAAGAGATTGAATGACTATTAATGACGGCAGGTTGTGACTCTAACTATAGTGTGTGTCACCATAGTATTCCCCACAAAAGACAATGTTCAACATCCTTTATgaatatagataaaataaaaatttcatagacaaattcattgtttaaaatttagtattaacaataaaaatatgtaattatttataaaactaatgtgCGAAGGATTTTTTTCAAGCATAAGTATAGTCTTCAAAAAAGAAGGCCAGCCACTCTATCCATTATATGTTTCACCTAAACAAATCACTagcatttaaaaataaataaaagcatacCATAATTTAGCAAACAAGAATACGATTTTACatcattgattaagaaacattaaaattaaaacattggATCTCATATTAACATCAATTGCGACAAATACGAGCCGTAGGCATTGTGACACAAATCGGCGCGTACTTCTTCTTAGCCTCCGCGCTTCCGCGTTTCGGCTCTTCGGCCATTGCGATTGTCGTGATGGAGGATGCTGCAGCGGCCACGACAGCCAACACGAGGCCCCGTCTCGTGTTGCTGCTCTCAGCCACCACCGCCTTCACAGAGTCCATGGAGGCCTTAATGGCCAATGGGCCACGGCGGTTGGTGGCTGTGACCGTTTTTGCAGCGGCGGCGCCACCCAAGAAGGAGGCGGTCATGGTCATGGTCATGGATGATGCCATAGCAAATTGATAGAAGGgatgtgtttgtgtgtgtttgtgataattttgTGATTAATGGTTGGTGTTATATTTGAAACTTGGGTGTTGGTCATTCATGTAAATATGATCCGTTTATCCTATCCGGAAAAGTGAGGTGGATCTAATTGTTTTGTTCCACGTGTGAAGGTATATCTAACTTCGTTtaaataatagtgattctcaTTTCTTGTGGTGGGCTCACTATGCATCCTTTCAACTTTCTACATTTCATGTTCAAATAGTTCTTGCGGAAGAGTTTTTTCCATATAGTATAAGAAATGTGGATTAAAATATAATGGGATTTATAAGAGTAAACACTATGTCTACAAATTTGACAGGAAGAACAGAAGAGTAGAGCACGAAATGCAAACAAGGATccagaaatttaaaaaagttgggACTAAAATTTAACGACGATGCATCGTTACATCTCTGTTATCTTTGGGATGGTCTGCCTTCATCCAAACGTATACAAGATTATCAATTTATAgattagaaataaatattactacatttttagattaatacgaatacaaataaattataaggattttgtgaaataaactagtagtattaaaatacCACTCCCTCctttccatagtaatagagtcattttgtcattatagTACACattagagtcatttccttttatagtaaaagtcaacacatttttccacactactttactctctcttacttttttctctcttcatctctctacctttttcattttccactttattctccttttacttaattattcatctaatacaatttttcttaatctccgtgccgaaaagaaacgcctccattacatagtaatggagggagtagttaatactatataaacataatactactaattataaatacaaaaaattaatacacatattattacataaaaaaaaaagttttaattgtaattaaagatattttatCCTCCAAATCttcttaataaataaataaagattagtaaaatataaaactttTCTCCACCCTCTTTAAAAACAATTTCTACTATAAAACTGTTTATAATACTATCGTAAACTATActactaagagcatctccaagggaaGAGGTATATGAAGAGgtaaagagaaataactaccatatttacctcttctatataaaatttcattctcCAAGAGAAAGTGTAtatgagaaggtattatacattttttcattttgagaagatatctttacctcttcttggaacaaaaggtaaaaagttagttatttttatttacctttttcatttaccTTCTTCTCTTGGAGTCCATtactttttgagaaggtaaatgaaaaatgtaactTCTCAATTTACCTTTTCTACTATTAAATTCCTAACCAATTGAATTTTAAACCTCTTTCATCAGGAATCCCAATTCATTATGacattttcccctttttcaCCGGTCCGGATCACCTAATGCATTCCCTAATCCATTTCCTCCTCCACCCCTCAcaaacatattatattatagtgGGGTTCACTCTCATGTATGTGAAGGGTGGAGGAGAAAATGAATTAGGGAATGCATTAGGTGATCCAGATTGCTTTTTCACCATCCTaataactctctctctcttccgcCCCATTCCCTCTCTCCCCCCCATTCTCCACCACTCGACTCCTCTCAGTAAAAAAGGTGGACGCCACCGGCAAGCAGAGGCGAAGCTAAGATTTTTGAGGTGGGGGCCAAGTtacttataataattatagtatagagtatatttttcgatattgGTGATATCGGAAGTTCGTAAGagccaatattttcaattttgacatATGTATAATACTCttcgttccataaaaatataggcaGTTGATATGATACGGGAATGAAgacaaaattggaaaaagtaagagaaaggagAAGAATGATAGTTAGGGCGTGTTCactttgtgtttttttttcccaaatctTGCAAGAAATAGGCCAAATATGACCGTTTGCTTTACATGTTTTCGTTTCTTTTGAGCTGCTAATTAGGGGTCGGCCCAAACTGTTCACGCTAATTGGGCGGCATCTAAAtctttcaaatttgaatagatttgGAGATGCATTGGCGACTGTGTCAAGATTTGGAGTGGAAATCATTATTTTGCCCCTCATTCCACCTCTTTTACCTTACCTCTTGTAGAATCACAAGGGCAACGTTCCTCCATTGTCGGCATCGCACAATCGAAGGTCGAATTCAATTGCAACATTGGCAGGCGAGTTAGGAGTTGTGTCGAAGGTGCGTGTGTTCAAAGATATACTTCTTGTACACCGTGTATGTGCTTGTTGGTTGATTTTGTGAGAATACTCTTTGTGTGTTTTCGTCTGTTTTTGGAGTTGTGGTGGTTAATTTGGGCGTTCAATTTGTGGTGTTGTTGTTTTTGGTTcataatttttacattttttggtCTACAACATCAGATGCCAGGTAATAGTTTAAATTACACACGAATTTATATGCTTCTCGAGGACATACTCACCAATTACCGCACACAAACAACCATACTAATTCATAAGTACATGAGCGCTCGTTCTCGCCGTAGATTTCGTGAATGGGCGAGAAGCTATAGTGTCATTGCTAGGACCCCAAAACAATTGGAACACATTGACCGTCTTCTTCACTTAACTAATGCGAATTGCATTGCTAATATGCAAATGGACCGTAACACCTTTGGTCCTTTATGTTGCCTTTTAAAAGAGAGGGGTGGGTTACGTGTGGGTAAATCTCTGGGAGTGGAGGAACAGGTTGCCATTTTCGTTGGCATCCTAGCGcaccacaaaaaaaatcataaggCTGGGTTTGAATTCTGGAGATCTGGAGCCACAATTTCAAGGTATGTGCACAAAGTGCTAGCTGCTGTATTGAGTCTGCATGAGGTGCTGCTGGAGAAGCCAAATCCAGTGATGAGTGATTGCACTGACAATCAGTGGAAATGGTTTAAGGTAAATGGTTTGCATTGTATTATGTTATTCTGTATATTTACAGATAATCTAAGCAGGTTGTCTAATTGTGCAAGGGTGTCTGGGTGCCTTGGATGGTACACACATTAATGTGATTGTGAGTACTGATGATAAACCGCGGTTTCGTTCTAGGAAAGGCCAAATATCTACCAACACTCTCGCGGCTTGTGAGCGGAACCTGCAATTTGTGTATGCATTACCTTGATGGGAGGGATCTGCTGGGGACTCCCGTGTGCTGAGGGATGCTGTGAGTCGGGTTAATGGGTTGAAGGTTCCAAAAGGTGATGTGTGGGTGTGGCACACATGACTAGTGCACTGTGTGCTATATCTTTTGTTCTTCCTAATGAGTTTACTCATACATGACTATGTTTGGTACACAAGTTGTTATTACTTGTGTGATAATGGCTACGCGAATAATGAGGGCTTCTTGACACCATTCAGAGGCGTACGATATCATCTCAAAGAATGGGCCACCGGAACTGACGCACCTTAGAATGCCATCGAGCTGTTCAATATGCGACACACAAAAGCAAGAAATGTCATTGAGAGGGCGTTTGCCGTTTTAAAGATGCGATGGGGGATCCTCCGAAGTGCATCCTTTTATCCAATTAAGATGCAAATCCGGTTGATAATGGCTTGCTTTCTCTTGCATAACTTCGTACGCCGTGAAATGGCAATAGATCCAATCGAATCAGAACTTGACAGTGCAGATTTAGGTCCGCTCAACAATGGTGATAATGGTCCCGCGGAATTTGTGGAATCTGTTGAGCCATATAACGAGTGGAACCAAAAACGCCATGACATAGCTGAGGAAATGTGGTTGGATAGATGATCAACCACATTAACCCAATGCCTATTGttgatttttgtatttattactCTGTTCTTGTATTTGGATAGTGGACATCCGAACATTATTTGCTTTTATAagtgtgtgtttgattttgCGAAGTCGGTTGTTGAAGATTTGTTTCGTTTACTTTTCAGTAGCGTGAACCGGCGAAGATGGATATGATCCCAAAGTGCTTCTGTGGCGAGGGTAGGATGTGCAGGCGAAAATGCAAACAACCCTGGACGCTACTACTACAAGTGCCCATTGGGTAACAATCACACCCGATCATTCATATGGTGTGACGAGTACGTTGATATTGATCTGCATGGGAAAGGAGACAATCCTTTTACCTCAACTGCCACTTCTACACATATACCCGAGGTTGAACATCACTACATCAAAGAAACTACACCCGAAATTGAACACCACTTCATCAAAGAAACTACACCCGAAATTGAACACCACTTCATGAAAGATTCTACACCGGATTCAGTGTGCATTGTTTGTGGCTTGATCAAGAAACAACTTGAGTTCATGGCCATCATAGTATTCAGATTCATGGCGATTGTATTCGTACTATTTGGTATTTTGCTAGGAAAGATGTATTAGCTATTAGCCATGTTTGATGTTATTATGTCTTTTTGTATTAAGTACTTGACAATGTCCCTATTCGAACACATATTTTGTCTAATTTGACTGTACAAATGGGAAGGTAAAGAGAAGCCATCATTTAAGCATCAGAGGTTGCATAAGGGGTTACATACCAAAAACATTGTAGCATATATTGAcacgaaaaaaaaagaaccaTACGACTAAACAAGTCTAGCTTCAATTAGTTCATACTACACATCCGTCTATTACATACCATAGCAAAATAGCCTAACAAAAGGGCAACTGTTCACATAGCTTGCACCAACGTCACACGGAAGTGGAGCTCTCTATAATCCACAGGCTGGAACACACAATGGCAGCCAACCTTAATGTCGTTGTCACGGATGAAACGAAGCCATCCACCATGAACAAAGTAATTGTCGTTTTGCTTGGTCACTCGCATCTCCCACGTTTTGTAGTATACTGTGAACAACGCCTCAAACTGATGCCCTTCCTTGGCAATGTGTGCAGCCCAAAAATCGTCGGGGATCACCTGTTTGAATGGCGTAGGATTATGAATCAGTTCATTATAACAATTCGAACAATTACAAATTCCCCTGTTCAAACATGAATTCCGCCTTTTAACTTACGAGATGATTATCCTTCAATGTCCGCGTCATAGTGACGGCAAACGTAGGCAGCGGCATAGTTGTAAGTATCTCAAGCTCAATGTCTGATCCTTCAATGGAGTCATCATCTTCCTGATCCGAGAGAAACCACTCGTCGAGCGAATCAATGTCCGCCTCTGGAACATCTTCATCCGCACCAGCCCCACCTATGTACAAGTTGCATACGTGATTGAAAAAGTAAGCAACATGTATGGGTTACACAAACATAAAGGCAAGGTTACCGACCATCGAAGTCACGGGTTGGAATGCATCCAGACATGAAGTTGTGGCGATCAATGTGAAACACCCCACGGCCAATGTAGATGAGGTTTAAGGAGTCGAAATTCTCCAAATGCACTATGTACACAAAGTTTGCCCATCCATCGTCAAAGTATAGACCGCTATCTCTCTCCTTCATTTTAACCGGCCATTGAAGGCCACTCGGCATCACCAAGTAACATTGCTGCGGAAGCAATTCACCGTAGCGGGTCACCCATTCCGATGGTGTACGCTAACACATAAACCAATGGACTAAATTAATCCCAATTTTAAGGCTACATTCTACAAAAGTTGTCCATCATCTTTAATTGAACTATGGATTCTAGATTGTAGGTGGTTACACACAATTGTAGACAATAACTTACCATGTTATTTGCGTGATGAGCCGCGTAGTATGTTTTCGAGAACCGCGGGTAATGGCGGGGGTTAATGTCCGGTCGACCTCCGTTATTCATGGTGAACGACGATCGGCGCGCTCTGTCTAAGGATGAGAGTGGTTGGAGGATTGTAGGGGGCACCGTTTGATTGAATGGTTAGGGTTATGTTAAGCAAGACCTAACTCATTAATTAGTCTTGTTTCCCACCAAGTCATGACCTCATGACCCGTCCCATTCAACACATCCCATTGGATCTTAAATAAACCGTCCAACTTCCCCCTTGCCCCCTTCATTAGATTTAGACTAGATTGGGTGGTTGGGGTTTACTTGAGAGGGTGTAATTGAGGTAGTTATATgtcaatcaaattaaattgttgACCATTGAAGACAACAACTTTACCTTCCCCTGTTCTAGGAGACAATCGACATTCTTCAGCAATCTCACATAATATCTTTATCTTCTTGCTTCCCATTCTCGCATACCATGCCTCTTAATATTATGACTCAAGAAAAGTGGATCTGCAAGGGGCAATGGACGTTGGAGTTATATGCACTTTTTACTTCGATCGTTCTCCGGCAAGCTAAGGAGTTTAAGTACTCTATCATAATAACGGTCTCGAAGTGGTTCCTTCAAGCGGTGTATGATGAATTGAACGCAAAGGCGGGAGGTCGGAACTTCTCGATGCAAAAAATCAAGGAGCGTCTGCAGTTCTACAAGGCTCGGTATCACACATTCAAGGTGTTGGTCGGCAACAACAAAGTCCAGTGGGTACCCAACAATCGGTGCATTACCGCGACCGACGAGGTTTAGCTCCAGTTGATAGAGGTATATTCGTTTTTATGATGTTTGTGTATCTTTTTTGTAATCCTAAGTGCAAAGTCGGCATgcttttgttttaaatattgcTTTGAGTCATATTAGTAATAAGTTCCACCATTGGCGTTGTAGCAAGATCCGTTTGTGGCATTCCACTACTACCGCGATGAGCCTATGCTCAACGAGCTCACGCAGATGAATGGAATGCTTGATGTAAAAGTTGAGCCGCCCACGGAGGTCATTCAAATATCTTCCGATGCGGATGAGGAAGCAGAGGATATGTGGCTCGATGAGGATGACTGGTTTGAGCAAGTGGAAGAGGACGCGATCGACTTGACCtacgaagaggaagaggaagaggaggaggaggttAATTCCCTTGTCCAAAACAAAGGCAAACAGCCACGTCGGAAGCTGTTCAGTGATCCCACTGCCCCCTCTGCTCTGTCGGACAGACTGTCCACAACAATGCCTCCTCCGAACA
The nucleotide sequence above comes from Salvia hispanica cultivar TCC Black 2014 chromosome 5, UniMelb_Shisp_WGS_1.0, whole genome shotgun sequence. Encoded proteins:
- the LOC125187498 gene encoding photosystem II 5 kDa protein, chloroplastic-like translates to MASSMTMTMTASFLGGAAAAKTVTATNRRGPLAIKASMDSVKAVVAESSNTRRGLVLAVVAAAASSITTIAMAEEPKRGSAEAKKKYAPICVTMPTARICRN
- the LOC125189860 gene encoding uncharacterized protein LOC125189860 translates to MGSKKIKILCEIAEECRLSPRTGEGGAGADEDVPEADIDSLDEWFLSDQEDDDSIEGSDIELEILTTMPLPTFAVTMTRTLKDNHLVIPDDFWAAHIAKEGHQFEALFTVYYKTWEMRVTKQNDNYFVHGGWLRFIRDNDIKVGCHCVFQPVDYRELHFRVTLVQAM